In a genomic window of Cloacibacillus sp.:
- a CDS encoding transketolase — protein AHVSPASADDEERDRIVLSHGHTSAGFYAALAGYGFFPAHEMAANFRRAGSPYQGHVERDVPGVDWGTGNLGQGLSAGVGFALAARARGSKAHTWVVLGDGEQVKGQLAEARRTAAKEKLSNMTALIDWNDIQISGRLDEVMPVDIRALWKADGWDVAECDGHDFRAIYSTMKAAKESGRLTVILCKTIMGKGVSFMENIPDYHGKAPSGDKLETALRELGGSMEEFSLLLEERKGPLPVGRDVAPKRASLDLGVPHTYTKEDKKDNRGAFGKALAEVGELNFGKEGRTPILVFDCDLAGSVKVDGFAKVCPQNFIEAGIQEHSTATTAGAASAAGVVTVWADFGVFANDEVYNQQRLNDINHAGTKTVLTHVGLDVGEDGKTHQCIDYVGLFRNTFGWKVIVPADPNQTDRATRWMMTEPGCVCLAMGRSVLPVVLKEDGTPFYGEGYTFKYGAIDQLRDGNNVVILTMGHLAGSAVAAHDALAKEGVSAKVLHCATPTAMDADELAALTGGLPLLTCEDHNADTGIGAAAALAFARAGRPVKIKNLGVTRYGLSGSCADVLEDMGLNAEGIAKAAKELL, from the coding sequence CGGCGCACGTCTCTCCCGCTTCGGCGGACGATGAAGAGCGCGACCGCATCGTCCTGAGCCACGGACATACCTCGGCCGGCTTCTACGCGGCGCTTGCCGGATACGGCTTCTTCCCCGCGCACGAGATGGCGGCCAATTTCCGCAGAGCCGGCAGCCCCTATCAGGGCCATGTCGAGCGCGACGTTCCCGGCGTTGACTGGGGAACGGGCAATCTGGGACAGGGACTTTCCGCCGGAGTTGGATTTGCGCTCGCGGCGCGCGCCCGCGGTTCAAAGGCGCACACATGGGTAGTGCTGGGAGACGGCGAGCAGGTGAAGGGCCAGCTTGCCGAAGCGCGCCGCACCGCCGCCAAAGAAAAACTTTCCAATATGACCGCCCTTATAGACTGGAACGATATCCAGATAAGCGGACGCCTTGACGAAGTTATGCCGGTCGACATCCGCGCGCTCTGGAAGGCGGACGGCTGGGATGTGGCCGAATGCGACGGGCACGATTTCCGCGCCATCTACAGCACCATGAAGGCCGCGAAAGAATCTGGCCGTCTCACAGTCATTCTCTGCAAAACGATAATGGGCAAGGGCGTCTCCTTCATGGAAAATATCCCTGACTACCACGGCAAGGCGCCGTCGGGCGACAAGCTTGAAACAGCGCTCCGCGAGCTTGGCGGCAGCATGGAAGAGTTCAGCCTGCTGCTTGAAGAGCGCAAAGGGCCGCTGCCCGTGGGACGCGACGTCGCACCCAAGAGGGCATCGCTTGACCTAGGCGTTCCTCACACCTATACAAAGGAAGATAAAAAAGACAACCGCGGCGCATTCGGCAAGGCGCTCGCGGAGGTCGGCGAGCTGAACTTCGGCAAGGAGGGACGCACTCCCATCCTCGTATTCGACTGCGACCTCGCAGGCTCCGTAAAGGTCGACGGCTTCGCCAAAGTCTGCCCGCAGAACTTCATAGAGGCCGGCATCCAGGAACACTCAACGGCGACGACGGCGGGCGCCGCTTCAGCCGCCGGAGTTGTCACTGTATGGGCCGACTTCGGCGTCTTTGCGAACGACGAGGTCTACAACCAGCAGAGGCTCAACGACATAAACCACGCCGGCACAAAGACGGTGCTGACGCATGTGGGCCTCGACGTCGGCGAAGACGGAAAGACGCATCAGTGCATCGACTACGTCGGCCTCTTCCGCAACACCTTCGGATGGAAGGTAATAGTCCCCGCCGACCCGAACCAGACAGACCGCGCCACGCGCTGGATGATGACGGAGCCGGGCTGCGTATGCCTTGCGATGGGCCGCAGCGTGCTGCCCGTCGTTCTAAAAGAAGACGGAACGCCCTTCTACGGCGAAGGATACACATTTAAATACGGCGCCATCGACCAGCTCCGCGACGGAAACAACGTCGTCATCTTAACGATGGGACATCTTGCCGGAAGCGCTGTCGCCGCGCATGACGCGCTTGCAAAAGAGGGCGTCAGCGCGAAGGTGCTGCACTGCGCCACGCCAACGGCGATGGACGCGGACGAACTTGCTGCGCTCACCGGCGGCCTTCCGCTGCTAACCTGCGAAGACCACAACGCCGATACCGGCATAGGCGCGGCGGCGGCTCTTGCCTTCGCGCGCGCAGGCAGGCCAGTGAAGATAAAAAACCTGGGCGTCACACGCTACGGCCTCTCGGGCTCATGCGCCGACGTGCTTGAGGATATGGGGCTAAACGCCGAAGGCATAGCCAAAGCCGCAAAGGAACTTCTTTAA
- a CDS encoding thiamine pyrophosphate-dependent enzyme, with protein MSALNLKELTKKQNPLTQGHRMCPGCGAPVAVRQALMGVDDPVVVVSATGCMEVSTTVYPYSAWRMPFMHIAFENAGAGISGVEAAYRVLRKHGKVDKNIKFVAFGGDGGTYDIGLQSLSGALERGHDFTYICYNNQGYMNTGAQRSSATPLGASATTSPAGSLSPGKLQRAKNLTEIVAAHNIPYVAQTSLHNPMDLIAKVKRAVETPGPAFVNVLVPCPLFWKIEPENQVEICQLAADSGFWPVYEVADGKYSLSYKPKQRRSIEDFLRAQGRYSHLFKKGAERLDLVAEAQREADAEWERLLKRCAEEN; from the coding sequence ATGAGCGCGCTGAATTTAAAAGAACTTACTAAAAAACAGAACCCGCTGACGCAGGGGCACCGCATGTGCCCGGGCTGCGGCGCGCCGGTTGCGGTGCGTCAGGCGCTCATGGGCGTGGACGACCCTGTGGTCGTCGTAAGCGCAACGGGCTGCATGGAGGTCTCGACCACCGTCTATCCGTACAGCGCATGGCGTATGCCCTTCATGCACATCGCCTTTGAGAATGCCGGAGCCGGCATCTCCGGCGTCGAGGCGGCCTATCGCGTGCTGAGAAAACACGGCAAGGTCGATAAAAATATAAAGTTCGTCGCCTTCGGCGGCGACGGGGGCACCTACGACATCGGCCTCCAGTCGCTCTCCGGCGCTCTTGAGCGCGGACACGACTTCACCTACATCTGCTACAACAATCAGGGCTATATGAACACCGGAGCGCAGCGTTCAAGCGCAACTCCGCTTGGCGCAAGCGCGACGACGTCGCCCGCCGGAAGCCTCTCGCCCGGCAAATTGCAGCGCGCTAAAAACCTGACGGAGATAGTTGCAGCGCACAACATACCGTACGTCGCACAGACCTCGCTGCACAACCCTATGGACCTCATAGCAAAGGTGAAGCGCGCGGTAGAGACGCCGGGGCCGGCCTTCGTAAACGTCCTAGTGCCATGCCCGCTCTTCTGGAAGATAGAGCCGGAAAATCAGGTGGAGATATGCCAGCTTGCGGCGGACAGCGGATTTTGGCCCGTCTATGAGGTGGCGGACGGAAAATATTCCCTCTCGTACAAGCCGAAACAGCGCCGTTCTATAGAGGATTTTCTGCGCGCGCAGGGGCGCTATTCGCACCTCTTCAAAAAGGGCGCGGAAAGGCTCGACCTCGTGGCAGAGGCGCAGCGCGAAGCTGACGCAGAGTGGGAGAGACTGCTGAAAAGGTGCGCAGAGGAAAACTAG
- a CDS encoding transketolase C-terminal domain-containing protein: MSNNANKNRVMTSGNLAFAEAMRQINPDVVAAYPITPSTEIPTRFADFVANGKVDSEYVAVESEHSAITACVGASVAGGRVMTASSANGVALMHEIFPIAAAFRAPIVFGLVNRCLGAPVNIHCDHSDSMPERDSGWVQIYCEDAQEVYDSVLLAVRLAEDARVLTPVFVCQDGFITSHCFEAVELLADETVKSFVGERSAAYPLLDTDNPVSYGSFTMSEYYFEIKRNQMEGMKNVLPVYKELSAELALETGRNYAPIEAYRAEDADYLIVIMSSASGVAKDVADELREEGIKAGVLRVRFFRPFPKEELLSLARGKKGIAVLDRSASIGGTAPLAADVKSVLYDLPERVPVQEYIFGLGGRDFYASDARRVFEDMKNDNYTHEARFIGLLEKGEER, from the coding sequence ATGTCAAATAACGCAAATAAAAACAGAGTGATGACCTCCGGCAACCTCGCCTTCGCGGAGGCAATGCGTCAGATAAACCCAGACGTCGTCGCGGCCTACCCCATCACGCCGTCGACCGAAATACCTACGCGGTTTGCGGACTTCGTGGCAAACGGTAAAGTCGATTCCGAATATGTCGCCGTTGAGAGCGAGCATTCCGCGATAACGGCCTGCGTCGGCGCCTCGGTGGCTGGAGGGCGCGTCATGACGGCCTCCTCCGCAAACGGCGTCGCGCTTATGCACGAGATATTCCCGATAGCCGCGGCTTTCCGCGCTCCTATCGTTTTCGGACTTGTCAACAGATGCTTAGGCGCTCCCGTCAACATCCATTGCGACCACTCCGACAGTATGCCTGAACGCGATTCCGGCTGGGTGCAGATATACTGCGAGGACGCGCAGGAGGTCTACGATTCTGTGCTGCTTGCGGTGCGCCTCGCGGAGGACGCGCGCGTGCTGACGCCTGTCTTCGTCTGCCAGGACGGATTTATCACAAGCCACTGCTTTGAAGCGGTGGAGCTTCTGGCAGACGAAACGGTAAAATCTTTCGTAGGCGAACGCAGCGCGGCCTACCCCCTGCTTGACACGGACAACCCAGTTTCCTACGGCTCGTTCACAATGTCAGAGTATTATTTTGAGATAAAACGCAACCAGATGGAGGGCATGAAAAACGTGCTGCCCGTCTACAAGGAGCTCTCGGCTGAACTTGCGCTCGAAACGGGACGCAACTACGCGCCGATAGAGGCGTACAGGGCGGAGGACGCCGATTACCTGATAGTCATAATGTCCTCGGCTTCGGGCGTGGCGAAGGACGTAGCGGACGAACTGCGCGAGGAAGGAATCAAGGCTGGTGTGCTTCGCGTGCGCTTTTTCCGGCCATTCCCTAAGGAAGAACTGCTGTCGCTTGCGCGCGGCAAAAAAGGGATCGCGGTGCTCGACAGAAGCGCAAGCATCGGCGGCACGGCGCCTCTTGCGGCTGACGTGAAATCCGTTCTTTACGACCTTCCTGAGCGCGTGCCCGTGCAGGAATACATCTTCGGCCTCGGCGGCCGCGATTTTTACGCATCTGACGCGCGCCGCGTCTTTGAAGATATGAAAAACGACAATTACACGCATGAGGCTCGCTTTATCGGCCTTCTTGAAAAGGGGGAAGAAAGATGA
- a CDS encoding 4Fe-4S binding protein: MSKPQCWQEVPPGTVAFGASALKVQTGLWRSMRPTVDLNKCVSCLRCWVQCPDDSITLDETSRVTGIDLFFCKGCGLCAKLCPTKAISMHSESSFADGAAQSGENPGEVGAHVK; this comes from the coding sequence ATGAGCAAACCGCAATGCTGGCAGGAGGTGCCGCCGGGAACTGTCGCCTTCGGCGCCTCCGCTTTAAAAGTACAGACGGGACTGTGGCGTTCGATGCGCCCGACAGTCGATTTGAATAAATGCGTTTCATGCCTCAGATGCTGGGTGCAGTGCCCAGACGATTCGATAACTCTTGATGAAACATCGCGCGTCACAGGCATAGATCTTTTCTTCTGCAAAGGCTGCGGCCTCTGCGCGAAGCTGTGCCCGACAAAGGCCATTTCGATGCATTCGGAGTCGTCGTTTGCGGACGGTGCGGCTCAGTCGGGAGAAAACCCCGGGGAGGTGGGCGCTCATGTCAAATAA
- a CDS encoding 2-oxoacid:acceptor oxidoreductase family protein, translating into MQKTVEVRWHGRGGQGAKSASAILAEVLFEEGKHVQAFPEYGAERQGAPIKAFNRVSDSPIRRRCGVQNPNIVVVVDPTMVESANPTEGSTEDALYLVNSAEDAKTLRMRLGVTSKARVLVVDATKITLEELGQNRPNAPLLGALSHVFTDVPVESFVSHFTSKMTKLPKPVLEANRRAILRGRTEAVFA; encoded by the coding sequence ATGCAGAAGACAGTAGAGGTAAGATGGCACGGACGCGGCGGACAGGGAGCAAAGAGCGCTTCGGCGATACTGGCGGAGGTTCTGTTTGAAGAGGGCAAACATGTGCAGGCCTTCCCGGAATACGGCGCAGAGCGTCAGGGCGCGCCGATAAAGGCCTTCAACCGCGTTTCAGATTCGCCTATACGCCGCCGCTGCGGAGTGCAGAACCCCAATATAGTTGTAGTGGTCGACCCGACGATGGTTGAAAGCGCGAACCCGACAGAGGGCAGCACCGAGGACGCTCTCTATCTCGTAAACAGCGCGGAGGACGCAAAGACGCTCCGCATGCGTTTAGGCGTCACCTCAAAGGCGCGCGTGCTCGTAGTCGACGCTACAAAGATCACGCTTGAAGAGCTTGGCCAGAACCGCCCCAACGCACCGCTGCTCGGCGCGCTCTCTCATGTATTCACCGACGTCCCGGTGGAATCCTTCGTAAGCCACTTTACAAGCAAGATGACGAAGCTGCCGAAGCCGGTGCTTGAGGCAAACAGACGCGCGATACTGCGCGGCCGCACAGAGGCGGTATTCGCATGA
- a CDS encoding DEAD/DEAH box helicase has protein sequence MTQEIQEKFSDFKLKPELLKAIERKGFEHPMPVQTAVLQDENLVDNDIIVQAKTGSGKTLAFALPLLNQLDTKEKMPQIIVLSPTRELAQQTAREFAWLGADLGVRVAALVGGMDMERQIRSLREGAQVVVGTPGRVLDHLRRGTLKTEDIKSVVLDEGDNMLDMGFHDEMEAILKTMDHVERTWLFSATMPPEVLALSKQYLDAPKKISLVSDIMSHSDITQKAYIIPSRKRFEGLTNVLIWENPSKSLIFCGTRAETQEIADKLCDIGFRATAIHGDMSQRERNNALSALRGGRVQILVATDVAARGLDIDAVSHVIQYGLPQNLEAFVHRSGRTGRGGHEGSNLILLTAREARQFKSMLAHAGSKLKMEWIPAPDAAEIEGQSRIRFENNIIEHALESNEFEEWAQEMLKREEAAVLVSGLIAKAYGDQPSGYTIRDDVQNEMNREKGRRDTDAPRAGGARGANGAGGKERFQRPDMAGGVAVQFGVGRNDGWEVGPLLGAICRSVGVSREDVGNIKLRDTSATVELAPRCASLVEARRDRLEREGLAVTSVRPVVGGGERKQSYGRGESKGPRREGSFRRDRENDRGGERGRRRFPK, from the coding sequence ATGACTCAAGAAATTCAGGAAAAATTTTCAGATTTTAAATTAAAACCGGAGCTGCTCAAAGCAATAGAGCGCAAAGGCTTTGAGCATCCGATGCCGGTGCAGACGGCTGTTTTACAGGACGAAAACCTTGTCGACAACGACATCATCGTTCAGGCAAAGACGGGCTCCGGCAAGACGCTCGCCTTCGCGCTGCCGCTTTTGAACCAGCTCGACACGAAGGAAAAGATGCCGCAGATAATAGTCCTTTCGCCTACGCGCGAACTGGCTCAGCAGACCGCGCGTGAATTTGCGTGGCTTGGCGCGGACTTGGGCGTCCGCGTAGCCGCTCTTGTCGGCGGCATGGATATGGAACGCCAGATCCGCTCGCTGCGCGAAGGGGCGCAGGTCGTGGTGGGCACGCCGGGACGAGTTCTCGACCACCTTCGCCGCGGCACGCTCAAGACGGAAGACATCAAAAGCGTAGTCCTCGACGAAGGCGACAACATGCTCGACATGGGCTTCCATGACGAAATGGAAGCTATCCTAAAGACGATGGACCACGTCGAGCGCACATGGCTCTTCTCCGCCACGATGCCGCCCGAGGTGCTCGCGCTCTCGAAGCAGTATCTTGACGCGCCGAAAAAAATATCGCTCGTCTCTGACATCATGTCACACAGCGACATCACACAGAAAGCCTACATCATCCCCTCACGCAAACGCTTCGAGGGGCTGACAAACGTGCTCATCTGGGAGAACCCGAGCAAATCGCTCATCTTCTGCGGCACGCGCGCGGAGACTCAGGAAATCGCGGACAAACTTTGCGACATCGGTTTTCGTGCGACGGCCATCCACGGCGACATGAGCCAGCGCGAACGCAACAACGCTCTTTCCGCGCTTCGCGGAGGCCGCGTGCAGATACTTGTCGCGACAGACGTTGCGGCGCGCGGACTTGACATCGACGCGGTAAGCCACGTCATCCAGTACGGCCTTCCGCAGAACCTTGAGGCCTTCGTACACCGCAGCGGCCGTACCGGACGCGGCGGACACGAGGGAAGCAACCTCATCCTCCTCACGGCGCGCGAGGCCCGTCAGTTCAAGAGCATGCTGGCGCACGCCGGCTCCAAGCTCAAGATGGAATGGATACCCGCGCCCGACGCGGCCGAGATAGAAGGCCAGTCACGTATACGCTTTGAAAACAACATCATCGAGCACGCGCTTGAATCCAACGAGTTTGAGGAATGGGCGCAGGAGATGCTGAAACGCGAAGAGGCGGCGGTACTCGTCTCCGGCCTCATCGCAAAGGCCTACGGCGACCAGCCCTCCGGCTACACCATCCGCGACGACGTGCAGAACGAGATGAACCGCGAAAAGGGACGCCGCGACACCGACGCTCCCCGCGCGGGCGGAGCACGCGGCGCAAATGGCGCAGGCGGCAAAGAACGCTTCCAGCGCCCCGATATGGCGGGCGGAGTTGCTGTACAGTTCGGCGTAGGCCGCAACGACGGCTGGGAGGTCGGCCCGCTTCTTGGCGCGATCTGCCGCAGCGTCGGCGTCAGCCGCGAGGACGTGGGCAACATCAAGCTGCGCGACACAAGCGCTACGGTAGAGCTCGCGCCGCGCTGCGCGTCGCTCGTTGAAGCGCGCAGAGACCGTCTGGAGCGCGAAGGCCTTGCCGTCACCTCCGTACGCCCCGTAGTGGGCGGCGGCGAACGCAAGCAGTCCTACGGCCGCGGCGAATCAAAGGGCCCGCGCAGAGAAGGCTCCTTCCGCCGTGACCGCGAAAACGACCGCGGCGGCGAGCGCGGAAGAAGACGCTTCCCGAAGTAG
- a CDS encoding DUF6144 family protein yields MAEYMHPEAAKLYSSIKKFATEEKAREIALARPLAPDAAPDVRKEWIESVMAALASSFDDETVWEIRMGCHCEVGLDALVGLLESCRDVSSSLEEFSEVLRTLSTEWFGDEHFEVRDGAVYKTLYSCPCPMLEGIERLSGLEWCYCTGGYHKTAFEKVFNCRVKVELLQSMMLGAEYCVYKFTLDWDKVFPAK; encoded by the coding sequence ATGGCGGAATACATGCATCCAGAGGCTGCGAAATTATATTCCAGCATCAAAAAGTTCGCGACGGAGGAAAAGGCTCGTGAAATAGCCTTAGCACGTCCACTCGCGCCCGACGCCGCGCCCGATGTCCGCAAGGAATGGATAGAATCTGTCATGGCGGCGCTCGCCTCCTCATTCGACGACGAAACCGTCTGGGAGATCCGCATGGGCTGCCACTGCGAAGTCGGGCTTGACGCGCTGGTCGGTCTGCTTGAGAGCTGCCGCGACGTCTCTTCGTCGCTTGAAGAATTCTCGGAGGTGCTTCGCACCCTCTCAACGGAATGGTTCGGCGACGAACATTTCGAGGTGAGAGACGGCGCCGTCTACAAAACGCTCTACAGCTGTCCATGTCCAATGCTAGAAGGCATAGAGCGCCTTTCGGGCCTTGAATGGTGTTACTGCACTGGCGGCTACCACAAGACCGCCTTTGAAAAAGTTTTCAACTGCCGCGTGAAGGTCGAGCTGTTACAGTCGATGATGCTCGGAGCGGAATACTGCGTCTACAAATTTACGCTTGATTGGGACAAGGTCTTCCCCGCGAAGTGA